The following is a genomic window from Benincasa hispida cultivar B227 chromosome 7, ASM972705v1, whole genome shotgun sequence.
agacacttgacatgtttgaaatgtcaagaatatgggcatttttgacaaggaaaaaaacgtcaagaaattttgtgaacttgatatttaaaaaagtcaagaaaCATAGACACTAGAcatgtttgaaatgtcaagaatatggacgttcttgacaagaaaaaatgtgaagaaatttgcttgtgatttttttagaaaaatctacaatGTTGATGTTTTTACCTATAATTGCTCCTGTATTTTGATCCAACAACCACATTTGGTATATGGCATacattcatcaatcaaataaacaatatacACGCATTGACAAACTTATATATCAACCAAAAACCACCAATATGTCTTTATAAAAACTCAACTTCTTTAACATTGTCAATAGTACAACCTAAGGAACATAATTCTAACCGTCAACTCATATGGATACTTCCAAAATAATATAAGGAACATAATTCTAACAATCAACCTAATATGAACAGTTTCAAAAAATACATTTCCAAATGACAAGGCAAATTTATTGATCTTCATACCATCCGACGACTCCAAAACCAAGCTTCAGATACTCAGATCTGCacgatttgaaatgaaataatAAGTGTTAAGAAGAAGACTTGACACACTACTTTAAATTACTCAAAATCCATCCGAAACTTCCAATGAACAAAAgtttaaaagtatattttaatcacATTGAACTCCAAATCAAACTTCAATCACACAGATAAGCTCCAGACATACTTTGAACACAAAAGAAATGTTTAAGAAGCATACTTTAATCACACAACAAGCACCAAATCAACAAAATTAATAGCAACATGATACATTATGCAACAGGCATAAAAATAAACAACGAAACTTATAAACATAAGAAACTTGAACAAATTTATCACctcaaacaactaaattatattttggaATATAAGTGAAAAATACTTACATAAATAAACAATTCtaatccaaatttcacttcCTTGAACAAAGGTCAACGTCCTTGAAGTCTATACAATCAACACAAAGTTTAGATCAGAtcataactaaaattaattcaattgaaATCACAAACAACTTATCAATCCAAGCAACTAAAATGTTATCAAAGTGAAGAAAAAAACTCATAGGAACATAATACATATGAAAAAGGCATAACCATGAAAAAACTTACAAACTTACCAACACAAGAAACTAAACAAATTTATCACcttaaacaactaaattatatttcagaaaaaacatacaaacaattaaattatattttggaACAAACTTACaaacaactaaattaaattgaaggCTGAACCTTCTCATGTGAATATTCAAGGCCTTTTGCTGCACCATAGGCAATTTTAACTCTCTGATTCCGAGTAAGAATTGGACCAAGCTCAGCCCCTTGTACTCCTCTTCTTCCTGCACTAGAAAATTATCAGAACAACAAAAAATTGCAGCAGTACCCAATTAACTCCAAAAAATTCTCTTGCTTAAGTCTAGAAACAGTTGATAGCTGCAACACCATGACAACACTCGCTGTTTCAATAGGCAACACTTACTGGGGAGCTCCACTTCTGACAACATTGGAACTCCTGGGCGTCTCTCTCGCTGCCTACAACACACAAATCAACTTTCATAATCCCGATCTCTACAAACCACCTCACATCATCGTCCATAGCCACAACAAAGCAAATCCCACATTTTGAATTCACAAAGCCAATCAATATGTCAAAGAACAGAGACTACAATCGGATGGTTAGTTGCCAAACCAAGCCGTAAGGGAAAAACGCAACTGCACCTTAATCATAAGATAACTCACCTCATGTACTATTAATGAGGTGTTGTTTGACGAATTTCCTTGGCTCGCATGGGCTACATGTTAAACTCAAAACAAAACGATACTTCTTTCTAAATTCAGTGGAGCtggaatttatttatttatttattttttaaaccaaaGCATCAATAACCTACCAAAAGTTGGTAGAAACATAAAGTTTATTAGATCGTGTTTACAATTCGAAATCAAACATTCAGAAAAATTAAAGCGCCAATTAAACTCAACTCTAGAAAAATCTCAGCGAGCAAGCTCATGCACTGAGATATTTCATTTTCGTCTTGTAAAATGAAAGGAACAAGATTGAAAGGACAAAAACCTTCGCCAAATATCCTCAAGAAAACCACACACCTCAATATACCAATCAACGATCTGCTCATGGACGTCATCAGAACCTGCTCGTTTGTTCGCCGAAACTGTCGTTGAAGAACGCTGATCACATTCATTGTGAAGGTTGTGGGTCATCGGTTGCTGATGTGCTGGAAGTTGCCGCTGGTCGCAGTAGGTCGTGGCCGTGCTGGCCGATTGGAGTGAAATGCAAAAGGAAAAAGTTCTTTTATAAAATGGCTGAAAACTGCTTTTTATATCTAGGTTATAGCGCACTGCAACGCTATtaagagcgttgcaatgctatttGCGTGAGACgtgcattttttatttttccatcaaAATTCGTAGTGTTGCATGCTACTTttcaacattgcaacgcttccCAATTTATCTactattcttgacatttttaaaacgtcaagaaattaTGAATGatcttgacattttaaaaacgCCAAGTAGTGTATTTTCTGTAAAAATGCACAACCtccgattttttaaaaaaactgttGACGTTTTTCTCTTTGAAATCACctatttcttgaattttttttcttcataaaagcgtcaagtatttaaaattgcaaacATCAATAAATGtggtttttcttgtagtgcacaaatgttcgtaactccaactaggtcaaattatcgttttacctttGGGTTActtctgactccttaagtatcagtgtttctctaataaacaaccttTTTATGGTCCAACAAATTAACagaaatccctctcgagccaatgagagggtaggtcCATTTGTTCTAGTATTGAAGAAACCACTTAAAGGAACACACTTTTACTTGCCCTTAAggcgggaaggagtgaatttcgtcttgtattattatgttcccagctgcCCACTCGGTCtggtccccaaaatggtaggtatattgagtaAGTGAACTAGCCACcctcatccatataaatcaaagggcAATCCCttgtgaataggagttcataatatactcaggattaagactaagttgcctaggtcatcctaatTAAATAGGAACCTAAttagttaacggtgttacatctaatggttactatttcacacTCCAATCTCATAAAAACTCATTTCATAGAATACCTctactcgcatgtcacctaaatgaatgcgttggatcattatgtttatatcaaatacaaagtagatCGTATCGATAGTGTTattaagataaggtacccaactgtatccctatactat
Proteins encoded in this region:
- the LOC120082133 gene encoding uncharacterized protein LOC120082133 — protein: MNVISVLQRQFRRTNEQVLMTSMSRSLIGILRQRERRPGVPMLSEVELPRRRGVQGAELGPILTRNQRVKIAYGAAKGLEYSHEKTSRTLTFVQGSEIWIRIVYLYLSI